A single Crateriforma conspicua DNA region contains:
- a CDS encoding arylsulfatase: MFPSLRIASLIFLMSPLLMGDGPWNRTSLPIPQTPFGGKIGLRPSDSVKDFPAEVKPPKDAPNILLILTDDVGFGASSTFGGPIPTPTFDRLAKSGLRYNQFHTTALCSPTRAALITGRNHHTASTGGIMEIGVGYPGYNTLVRKSCGTVGQILKDNGYNTSWFGKNHNVPDWHTSQAGPFDLWPVGLGFEYFYGFVGGDTNQWAPAIVENTRPIEPPHDDPTYNFDEDMADRAIGWIQMQNAVAPEKPFFCYYATGTAHAPHHAPKDWIAKFKGQFDDGWDEVRKETLARQKAQGVVPPGTKLTERSKGIPAWDSLDDKKKEVFARMMEVYAAALSHADHQFGRVIDAIDQTGELDNTLIIYIQGDNGASAEGSPQGLLNEMTFFNNIEVPFDEVYQHRDELGGPMTFNHYPIGWAHAMDTPFQWTKQVASHFGGTRNGMVMSWPKRIKQTGTVRSQFHHVIDIMPTILDAVGVPGPDSINGITQEPIQGVSMSYTWDDAETPSHRTTQYFEMLGNRGIYDNGWVACTTPTSPPWVSVVDPVDVIDGYQWELYNVEEDFSESNDLAKKYPEKLKELQRLFYIEAVKNDVLPLDNSKVERLDVTNRPSLTAGRDTFVYYDGMTRIPEGSAPDLKNKSFGISAVVDIPDDGAEGLLMTQGGRFCGMGLYVLDGKPVFVYNLADVHRYRVESETAIPAGKHVVTLDFNYDGGGLGKGGEATLSIDGEVVGTNRVPRTIPFRMSLDETLDIGEDTGTPIAEDYQVPFEFTGGLETVTIKITDHTLTDEQLQQYREMQVKAALSR, translated from the coding sequence ATGTTTCCTTCTCTTCGCATTGCATCGTTGATCTTTTTGATGAGCCCATTGCTGATGGGTGATGGACCATGGAATCGGACGTCGCTACCGATTCCCCAGACGCCTTTTGGTGGCAAAATCGGATTGCGACCGTCGGATTCGGTCAAAGACTTTCCAGCCGAAGTCAAACCTCCCAAGGATGCACCCAACATTCTGTTGATCTTGACTGATGATGTGGGCTTTGGTGCCAGCAGCACGTTCGGCGGACCGATTCCGACGCCGACCTTCGATCGCTTGGCAAAGTCGGGTTTGCGATACAACCAATTTCATACCACCGCGTTATGTTCACCGACGCGAGCGGCATTGATCACCGGACGTAACCATCACACCGCGTCGACCGGTGGCATCATGGAAATCGGTGTGGGGTATCCGGGATACAACACGCTGGTGCGAAAGTCCTGTGGCACGGTCGGCCAGATCCTGAAAGACAACGGTTACAACACGTCTTGGTTTGGCAAGAACCACAACGTCCCCGACTGGCACACCAGCCAAGCGGGACCGTTTGATTTGTGGCCGGTCGGTCTGGGGTTCGAATACTTCTATGGGTTCGTCGGTGGCGATACCAACCAGTGGGCACCAGCGATCGTTGAAAACACACGACCGATCGAGCCACCGCACGACGATCCGACTTACAACTTTGACGAAGACATGGCCGACCGAGCGATCGGCTGGATCCAGATGCAGAATGCGGTGGCACCCGAAAAACCGTTCTTTTGCTACTACGCGACTGGGACAGCCCACGCCCCCCATCACGCGCCAAAAGACTGGATTGCGAAATTTAAAGGCCAGTTTGACGATGGCTGGGATGAAGTCCGCAAAGAAACCCTGGCCCGACAGAAAGCCCAAGGAGTGGTGCCGCCGGGAACCAAGTTGACCGAACGTTCCAAGGGAATCCCGGCTTGGGATAGTCTGGACGACAAAAAGAAAGAGGTCTTCGCCCGTATGATGGAAGTCTATGCGGCGGCTCTGTCGCATGCGGATCATCAATTCGGGCGTGTCATCGACGCGATCGATCAGACCGGCGAATTGGACAACACACTGATCATCTACATCCAAGGGGATAACGGCGCCAGTGCGGAAGGAAGCCCGCAGGGATTGTTGAACGAGATGACGTTCTTCAACAACATCGAAGTCCCCTTTGATGAGGTGTACCAGCATCGTGATGAACTGGGCGGTCCGATGACGTTCAATCACTATCCAATCGGTTGGGCCCACGCGATGGACACGCCTTTTCAATGGACCAAGCAAGTTGCGTCGCACTTCGGCGGTACTCGCAACGGGATGGTCATGTCATGGCCCAAGCGAATCAAACAAACGGGCACCGTCCGCAGCCAGTTTCACCATGTGATTGACATCATGCCGACGATTTTGGACGCCGTGGGAGTGCCCGGGCCGGATTCGATCAACGGGATCACCCAGGAACCCATTCAAGGCGTCAGCATGTCATACACGTGGGATGATGCCGAAACGCCCTCGCATCGAACGACTCAGTATTTCGAGATGCTGGGCAATCGTGGGATCTATGACAATGGTTGGGTGGCCTGCACCACACCCACGTCACCGCCTTGGGTCAGCGTGGTGGATCCGGTGGACGTCATCGATGGATATCAGTGGGAACTGTACAACGTCGAAGAAGACTTTTCCGAATCGAATGACTTGGCAAAGAAGTATCCGGAAAAACTGAAGGAGCTTCAGCGATTGTTCTATATCGAAGCGGTGAAGAATGACGTCTTGCCATTGGACAACAGCAAAGTTGAACGCTTGGATGTGACCAACCGTCCCAGTCTGACCGCGGGTCGCGACACGTTCGTTTACTACGACGGCATGACGCGAATCCCCGAGGGTTCAGCGCCAGATTTGAAGAACAAGTCGTTCGGAATCAGCGCCGTGGTGGACATTCCCGACGACGGTGCCGAAGGATTGCTGATGACTCAAGGCGGCCGGTTCTGTGGCATGGGGCTGTACGTTTTGGATGGCAAGCCCGTGTTCGTTTACAACCTGGCCGATGTGCATCGATATCGCGTTGAATCAGAAACGGCGATTCCCGCGGGCAAGCATGTGGTGACGCTTGATTTCAACTATGACGGCGGTGGTTTGGGCAAAGGCGGCGAAGCCACGCTGTCGATCGACGGTGAAGTGGTGGGAACGAATCGAGTCCCTCGGACGATCCCATTCCGTATGTCTTTGGATGAAACCTTAGACATCGGTGAAGACACGGGAACGCCGATCGCGGAAGACTATCAGGTGCCGTTTGAGTTCACGGGCGGACTTGAAACGGTGACGATCAAGATTACCGATCATACGTTGACCGACGAACAGTTGCAGCAATACCGCGAAATGCAGGTCAAGGCGGCGCTGTCCCGCTGA
- the arsC gene encoding arsenate reductase (glutaredoxin) (This arsenate reductase requires both glutathione and glutaredoxin to convert arsenate to arsenite, after which the efflux transporter formed by ArsA and ArsB can extrude the arsenite from the cell, providing resistance.), with protein sequence MTEIYHNPRCTKSREALKLLQSRGLDVRVIKYLEEPPSEKQLRQIVKLLGIRPEQLVRKGEKLFKELGLADQTQTDKQWIAILAEHPRLIERPIVVHDGKAAIGRPIEQVVEILDG encoded by the coding sequence ATGACCGAGATATACCATAACCCTCGCTGTACCAAGTCACGTGAAGCTCTGAAGCTGTTGCAATCGCGTGGCTTGGATGTGCGAGTGATCAAGTATTTGGAAGAACCACCCAGCGAGAAACAGCTTCGCCAGATCGTCAAATTGCTGGGCATCCGCCCCGAACAGTTGGTCCGAAAGGGCGAAAAGCTTTTTAAGGAATTGGGGCTGGCGGATCAAACGCAGACAGACAAGCAGTGGATTGCGATTTTGGCCGAGCATCCGAGGCTGATCGAACGGCCGATCGTCGTGCATGACGGTAAAGCGGCCATCGGGCGTCCCATCGAACAAGTCGTCGAAATCTTGGACGGCTGA
- a CDS encoding magnesium-dependent phosphatase-1: protein MATAYPGRLPELIVFDLDFTLWDCGGTWCDCLSPPFRSKGPRVTDRSGRHIRLYDDVNAILEVCKTEKIALALASRTEQPPWARQLVRMLEIDHYFTLAEIYPSSKLKHFQALQSASGVDFCDMLFFDDEMRNIREVSTLNVTCVHVADGMTRALFDDSLVRHAGRSADGDGAVQCNA, encoded by the coding sequence ATGGCCACAGCATATCCCGGCCGCTTGCCGGAGCTGATTGTTTTCGATCTGGACTTCACCCTGTGGGATTGCGGTGGCACTTGGTGCGATTGCCTTTCGCCGCCCTTCCGATCCAAGGGACCGCGTGTCACTGATCGTAGCGGACGCCACATTCGATTGTATGACGATGTGAATGCGATTCTGGAGGTGTGTAAAACGGAAAAGATCGCGTTGGCACTTGCGTCACGCACGGAGCAACCGCCTTGGGCACGCCAGTTGGTGCGAATGTTGGAGATCGATCACTACTTCACCTTGGCCGAGATCTATCCGTCGTCCAAGTTAAAACATTTCCAAGCTCTGCAATCGGCAAGTGGTGTGGATTTTTGCGACATGCTGTTCTTTGACGACGAAATGCGAAACATTCGCGAAGTCTCGACGCTGAACGTCACTTGCGTGCATGTTGCCGATGGCATGACGCGAGCGTTGTTTGACGATTCGCTGGTTCGTCATGCCGGACGTTCGGCCGACGGTGACGGCGCCGTGCAATGCAATGCTTAG
- a CDS encoding PhzF family phenazine biosynthesis protein, producing MSLPFSQVDAFAERPFTGNPAAVVVLDSFPDDRWMQSVASEMNLSETAFVVAGASENEFSLRWFTPAAEVDLCGHATLASAHVLYDTWRVGRADPIRFQTRSGPLTCRHREGLITMDFPAIDRRDDVAPDVQHAVLDCLGLATATVFQSRFDTVVVVEDEASVIDLTPDFHRMKRIATRGVIVSALSSQPQSDFTSRFFAPRHNIDEDPVTGSAHCCLAPYWCQRLGRQQLIGYQASQRGGFVDCQLRGDRVRLSGCAVTVFDGQLRKIAEPANAT from the coding sequence ATGAGTCTTCCATTTTCACAAGTCGACGCCTTTGCCGAACGACCATTCACAGGGAATCCAGCCGCCGTGGTCGTGCTGGATTCGTTTCCAGATGACCGATGGATGCAATCCGTTGCATCGGAGATGAATCTGTCCGAAACGGCGTTCGTGGTTGCCGGTGCGTCTGAGAACGAATTTTCGTTGCGTTGGTTCACGCCTGCGGCCGAAGTCGATTTGTGTGGTCATGCAACACTCGCATCGGCTCACGTCTTGTATGACACGTGGCGTGTTGGACGCGCAGACCCAATTCGTTTTCAAACCCGCAGCGGTCCACTGACCTGCCGGCATCGCGAGGGTTTAATCACGATGGACTTTCCGGCGATCGATCGCCGGGACGATGTCGCCCCGGATGTCCAACATGCCGTTTTGGATTGTCTCGGATTGGCCACCGCTACGGTGTTCCAATCACGCTTTGACACCGTGGTCGTTGTTGAAGATGAAGCGTCGGTGATTGACTTGACCCCCGACTTTCATCGAATGAAGCGGATCGCGACTCGCGGCGTGATCGTTTCGGCATTGTCATCGCAGCCGCAAAGCGATTTCACGTCACGATTCTTTGCACCACGCCACAACATTGACGAAGATCCCGTGACGGGGTCGGCACACTGTTGCTTGGCCCCGTACTGGTGCCAGCGTCTGGGCCGCCAACAATTGATCGGATACCAGGCATCACAGCGTGGCGGATTCGTGGATTGTCAGTTGCGTGGGGACCGGGTTCGATTATCCGGTTGTGCCGTGACCGTCTTCGATGGTCAACTGCGGAAAATCGCCGAACCGGCAAACGCGACCTAA
- a CDS encoding DUF1501 domain-containing protein: MNLDWNQLGRRSFLQQAGLNFGALAAGAMLGDQAAASELKSALPHFAPKAKRVIFLTQSGGPSQIELFDFKPNLAKLAGTKLPDSVRQGQRLTGMTKGKPQLIMPPITKFHRHGESGTLLGEWLPHLGTIADEICLVKSMVTDQINHAPAMTKFLTGHQLPGRPSFGCWASYGLGSVNRNLPDYVVLISRMKRGSDQPLYNHYWGSGFLPSRHQGVKLRSAKDPVLYLNDPDGMPRSLRREMLDAMGDLNRKHHAETLDPEIETRIQQYEMAFRMQASVPDLTDLSDEPDSTFELYGPDSRRPGSYAANCILARRLAERDVRFIQLFHPDWDHHSRLRSWCVSRCVDTDQPSAALIKDLKQRGLLDDTLVIWGGEFGRGVAGQGQWDSPEAGRDHHPRCFTIWMAGGGVRPGISHGATDDFSYNVVENPVHVRDLHATALHLLGIDHQRFTHRFQGLDFKLTGVEPSRVVKDILV, encoded by the coding sequence ATGAACCTGGACTGGAACCAATTGGGCCGCCGCAGTTTCTTGCAACAGGCCGGCTTGAATTTTGGGGCTTTGGCCGCCGGCGCGATGCTGGGCGATCAGGCCGCAGCGTCCGAACTGAAATCAGCATTACCCCATTTCGCCCCCAAAGCCAAACGGGTGATTTTCCTGACGCAATCGGGCGGTCCGTCCCAGATTGAATTGTTCGACTTTAAACCCAACTTGGCGAAACTGGCCGGGACCAAGCTTCCTGATAGCGTTCGCCAAGGCCAGCGTTTGACCGGCATGACCAAGGGCAAGCCCCAGTTGATCATGCCGCCGATCACCAAGTTTCATCGACACGGCGAATCGGGCACGCTGCTGGGCGAATGGCTGCCGCATCTCGGGACAATCGCCGACGAGATTTGCTTGGTCAAATCGATGGTGACCGATCAAATCAATCACGCGCCGGCGATGACCAAGTTTTTGACCGGACACCAGTTGCCCGGACGACCAAGCTTTGGCTGTTGGGCCAGCTATGGATTGGGCAGCGTCAACCGTAACCTGCCCGACTACGTCGTCTTGATCTCGCGAATGAAACGAGGCAGCGATCAACCGCTGTACAACCATTACTGGGGCAGCGGTTTTCTGCCCTCGCGTCACCAAGGCGTCAAGCTTCGCAGTGCCAAAGACCCGGTGCTGTACTTGAACGACCCCGACGGCATGCCGCGGTCGCTGCGTCGTGAAATGTTGGACGCGATGGGTGACTTGAATCGGAAGCATCATGCCGAAACATTGGATCCGGAAATCGAAACACGGATTCAGCAGTACGAGATGGCGTTTCGGATGCAAGCCAGCGTCCCCGATTTGACCGACTTGTCGGACGAGCCAGATTCGACGTTTGAACTTTACGGACCCGATTCACGACGGCCTGGCAGTTATGCCGCCAACTGCATTTTGGCGAGACGACTGGCCGAACGTGACGTTCGCTTCATCCAGCTGTTCCACCCCGACTGGGATCACCATTCACGACTGCGGTCGTGGTGTGTGTCGCGTTGCGTCGACACCGACCAACCCAGCGCGGCGTTGATCAAGGATCTGAAACAGCGTGGATTGCTGGACGACACGCTGGTGATTTGGGGCGGTGAATTCGGACGCGGCGTCGCGGGACAAGGCCAATGGGATTCGCCCGAAGCCGGTCGAGATCACCATCCGCGATGTTTCACCATTTGGATGGCGGGTGGCGGCGTGCGTCCGGGAATCAGTCACGGTGCGACCGATGACTTCAGCTACAACGTGGTCGAAAACCCCGTTCATGTCCGCGACCTTCACGCCACCGCGTTGCACTTGCTGGGCATCGACCACCAGCGTTTCACGCATCGGTTCCAGGGTCTGGATTTCAAGCTGACCGGCGTCGAACCGTCGCGAGTGGTCAAAGACATTCTGGTATAG
- a CDS encoding PSD1 and planctomycete cytochrome C domain-containing protein codes for MAYTETTKVLAPSASGPTDPPTASPNLIQARSMTYRDPSFTVADRPLSLRRPGMAVQNANNRPPTGQRNKRMRIIAGQPSSWLWFACVVTCASFASADDIRFSRDVLPVLSDRCFHCHGPDESNREADLRLDIEDAAKEDRGGYSAITAGDLEASEIWLRITTDDESIRMPPADSHRKPLTASERDAIRDWIVQGARWGKHWSFEPIVRPQVPPHADHPIDAFVIDKLQPMGWTLSEPAPARTQLRRLSFDLTGLAPSDDEVRALVDASPSQPETDAAWNEALDRIFASPAYAERMAMWWLDAARYSDSDGYQQDATRQNWPWRDWVIRQFQNNRSFKDFTIEQFAGDLLPDATDSQRLATCFHRNHMTNGEGGRDPEESRVDYVIDRVNTTGTVWLGLTLGCVQCHSHKFDPISQHDYYAMAAFFDSIDEDGKAGMSAKPYLSYTSPDVQPSIDALTEFVRQCEDEHTAAQSDAAKRFESHLEQLTSSSTVPSQAWWDVRPQVQSSEGTEFRIESDHTIQTLGPTPEQDDYRVIIRVPDDMPMVTGFRVEIFPHQSHVDGRFARSGNGEFTLTSVLALGRRNNSPAESQLELAGAVADFEPAKDRKSKWDRRYANIAETLNDDARDGWTTEGATTVTPHVGVYELAQPWTVQPGDQFVVVLRQRSTHGDANIGRFRIALASERGETVRRTDGDSPIAQLHRIVSAGDEITDELRDRLKQQFLLGDTDYQTVLQRLKTARSQLAELKNQAKPRKVMVLRQRDEPRDTHVLVRGVWDAKGDVVQPAVLPSVLPRPTDAIHDRLDLARWIVDPENPLTPRVVANHLWQIMFGAGLVRTPEDFGLQGERPTHDRLLDFLAVELIESDWDVQHILRLIANSDTYRQSSVVSPEQLAKDPENRLLSRASRYRLPAWMIRDNALHVAKLLNPSVGGPPVMPYQPDGVWAEITMGRFDYQHSLGPAQYRRTIYAFWRRSSAPTFLFDSAQRRVCEVGVRRTNTPLQALTLMNDTTMLEVSREMADQIIADNKSGRYTGAPAKDVQQIASAVLSRRFDASETDALVKLWHSTRDHYLQHTDQAIAFCTVGQQPPPRSDSAASTAAWMTVASLILNLDEAMTRE; via the coding sequence TTGGCCTACACTGAAACCACCAAGGTCTTGGCACCTTCGGCGTCTGGCCCCACCGATCCGCCCACCGCTTCCCCCAATCTGATCCAAGCGAGATCCATGACGTATCGGGATCCTTCCTTTACCGTCGCCGATCGGCCGTTGTCCCTACGACGACCTGGAATGGCGGTGCAAAACGCAAACAATCGCCCGCCGACCGGTCAGCGAAACAAAAGAATGCGGATCATCGCGGGGCAACCGTCGTCGTGGTTGTGGTTTGCCTGTGTGGTGACTTGTGCCAGTTTCGCATCGGCCGACGACATCCGATTTTCGCGAGACGTGTTGCCGGTCTTGTCGGACCGGTGTTTTCATTGTCACGGTCCGGACGAATCGAATCGCGAAGCCGACTTGCGTTTGGACATCGAAGACGCCGCGAAAGAAGACCGTGGTGGATATTCAGCAATCACCGCAGGCGATCTGGAGGCCAGCGAAATCTGGCTCCGCATCACCACCGACGACGAATCCATCCGCATGCCACCAGCGGATTCGCACCGAAAACCTCTGACCGCATCGGAACGCGACGCGATCCGCGATTGGATCGTGCAGGGTGCAAGGTGGGGGAAACATTGGTCCTTTGAACCGATCGTCCGACCCCAAGTTCCCCCACACGCCGATCACCCCATCGATGCCTTTGTGATCGACAAGTTGCAACCGATGGGCTGGACGCTCAGTGAACCAGCCCCGGCACGAACACAACTTCGTCGTCTGTCGTTCGACTTGACCGGACTGGCCCCAAGCGATGACGAGGTCCGGGCGCTGGTCGATGCATCGCCATCGCAACCGGAAACCGATGCGGCTTGGAACGAAGCCTTGGACCGCATCTTCGCTTCCCCCGCCTACGCCGAACGCATGGCGATGTGGTGGTTGGACGCCGCCCGCTATTCGGATTCCGATGGCTATCAGCAAGACGCGACCCGCCAAAATTGGCCTTGGCGTGACTGGGTGATTCGACAGTTTCAAAACAATCGATCGTTCAAAGATTTCACCATCGAACAATTCGCCGGTGACTTGTTGCCCGATGCGACCGACAGTCAGCGCTTGGCGACCTGTTTTCACCGCAACCACATGACCAACGGCGAAGGCGGTCGTGATCCGGAAGAATCACGTGTCGACTACGTCATTGACCGGGTCAACACGACGGGAACGGTTTGGCTGGGATTAACGCTGGGCTGTGTCCAGTGCCACAGCCACAAGTTTGATCCGATCTCGCAACACGACTATTACGCAATGGCCGCGTTCTTCGACAGCATTGACGAAGACGGCAAAGCGGGCATGTCGGCCAAACCGTATCTCAGTTACACGTCACCCGATGTGCAACCATCGATCGATGCGTTGACCGAATTCGTCCGCCAATGCGAAGACGAACACACCGCCGCGCAATCCGATGCTGCGAAAAGGTTTGAATCTCACTTGGAGCAACTCACGTCCAGTTCCACAGTCCCGTCTCAAGCGTGGTGGGACGTCAGGCCACAGGTGCAAAGTAGCGAAGGCACCGAGTTTCGCATTGAATCGGACCACACGATTCAAACGTTGGGTCCGACGCCCGAACAAGACGACTATCGCGTCATCATCCGGGTCCCCGATGACATGCCCATGGTGACCGGCTTTCGCGTGGAGATCTTTCCGCACCAGTCCCATGTCGACGGACGCTTCGCGCGGTCCGGAAACGGCGAATTCACGTTAACCAGCGTGCTGGCCCTCGGCCGCCGAAACAACAGTCCCGCTGAATCGCAATTGGAACTGGCCGGTGCGGTTGCCGATTTTGAGCCTGCCAAGGATCGCAAAAGCAAATGGGATCGCCGCTACGCGAACATCGCCGAAACCCTGAACGACGATGCACGCGACGGTTGGACCACCGAAGGCGCAACGACGGTCACACCGCATGTCGGCGTTTACGAATTGGCCCAGCCTTGGACGGTCCAGCCCGGCGACCAGTTCGTCGTCGTGCTGCGTCAACGATCCACCCACGGCGACGCCAACATTGGACGTTTCCGAATCGCCTTGGCCTCCGAGCGTGGTGAAACGGTGCGACGTACCGACGGTGATTCACCGATCGCGCAACTGCACCGCATCGTTTCCGCCGGTGACGAGATCACCGACGAACTTCGCGACCGACTGAAACAGCAGTTTCTGTTGGGCGATACGGATTACCAGACGGTGCTGCAGCGTTTGAAGACGGCTCGATCGCAATTGGCGGAACTGAAGAATCAAGCTAAACCGCGAAAGGTCATGGTGCTGCGGCAACGCGACGAACCACGCGATACGCACGTCTTGGTGCGTGGCGTCTGGGATGCCAAAGGCGACGTCGTCCAGCCCGCCGTATTGCCCAGCGTATTGCCGCGCCCGACCGACGCGATCCATGACCGTTTGGACTTGGCTCGCTGGATCGTCGATCCCGAAAATCCGCTAACCCCACGAGTCGTCGCCAACCATTTGTGGCAAATCATGTTCGGCGCGGGACTGGTGCGAACACCGGAAGATTTTGGTTTGCAAGGCGAAAGGCCGACGCACGATCGTCTGCTGGATTTCTTGGCGGTGGAATTGATCGAAAGCGATTGGGACGTCCAGCACATTTTGCGATTGATCGCCAACAGCGACACGTATCGACAAAGCAGCGTCGTGTCACCGGAACAATTGGCCAAAGATCCGGAAAACCGATTGCTTTCACGAGCTTCACGATACCGGTTGCCGGCATGGATGATCCGCGACAATGCATTGCACGTCGCCAAGCTTCTGAACCCAAGCGTCGGCGGGCCACCGGTGATGCCGTATCAACCGGACGGCGTCTGGGCGGAAATCACCATGGGGCGGTTCGACTATCAACACAGTTTGGGACCGGCTCAGTATCGTCGCACGATCTATGCGTTCTGGCGACGCAGTAGCGCGCCCACGTTCCTATTCGACAGTGCCCAGCGACGCGTCTGCGAAGTGGGGGTCCGGCGGACCAACACGCCACTGCAGGCGTTAACGCTGATGAACGACACCACAATGTTGGAAGTTTCGCGAGAGATGGCGGATCAGATCATCGCAGACAATAAGTCAGGCCGTTACACCGGAGCCCCCGCGAAGGACGTCCAGCAGATAGCGAGTGCCGTGCTGTCACGTCGCTTTGACGCCAGCGAAACCGATGCTTTGGTCAAATTGTGGCATTCCACCAGAGACCATTACCTTCAGCACACCGACCAAGCGATCGCATTCTGCACGGTCGGGCAACAACCGCCGCCGCGTTCCGATTCGGCCGCATCCACGGCAGCTTGGATGACCGTTGCCAGTTTGATTCTGAATCTTGACGAAGCGATGACACGCGAATGA
- a CDS encoding AraC family transcriptional regulator, translating into MSQSIQDAFFSRHPLAESVIRLFDCLPHTYFYAKDRDSRFVKVNQQFLENHGLADESEAIGKTDRDLHPPVMAEAYIAEDRRVMKSAQPMPGQVWLVLHRRRVPRWYVSTKTPLMDPDGQVIGLAGSMYRIERDSELSGYLQELLPCARYIERHYAEPISMAAMAEMSGLSTTHFNRRFRQLLHMTPNDYLRSVRIQTAQQLLTTTSLTLAQIAVDVGYTDQSHLTKRFRQATGMTPAAYRKRFVRRLD; encoded by the coding sequence GTGTCCCAATCGATTCAGGATGCATTTTTCAGCCGTCATCCTTTGGCCGAGTCCGTGATTCGCTTGTTCGATTGTCTGCCGCACACCTATTTTTATGCCAAGGATCGCGACAGCCGGTTTGTCAAAGTCAACCAACAGTTTTTGGAAAATCATGGTTTGGCGGATGAATCCGAAGCGATCGGCAAGACGGATCGCGACCTGCATCCCCCCGTGATGGCCGAGGCGTACATCGCCGAAGATCGTCGGGTGATGAAGTCGGCCCAACCGATGCCGGGACAAGTCTGGCTGGTGTTGCACCGTCGCCGAGTCCCGCGATGGTACGTGTCGACCAAGACCCCGTTGATGGATCCGGATGGTCAGGTCATCGGGTTGGCCGGATCGATGTACCGCATCGAACGCGACAGCGAACTGTCGGGCTATTTGCAAGAACTGTTGCCGTGCGCACGGTACATCGAACGCCACTATGCCGAACCCATTTCGATGGCGGCCATGGCGGAGATGTCCGGCCTTTCGACGACTCATTTCAACCGTCGGTTTCGCCAACTGCTGCACATGACACCGAACGACTATTTGAGGTCCGTGCGAATCCAAACGGCGCAGCAATTATTGACGACGACCTCGCTGACGCTGGCACAGATTGCGGTCGACGTCGGTTATACCGACCAGAGTCATTTGACCAAGCGTTTTCGACAAGCCACCGGGATGACCCCTGCGGCCTATCGAAAGCGGTTCGTGCGACGGTTGGATTGA